The following DNA comes from Marichromatium purpuratum 984.
CTGCAGCAGATTGATGGTGGCGAGGTTGCGCGAGCGCGCCAGCGCCGGACGCAACCGGATCGGACCGAGCGCGCGACGATCGGCGTTCTGCGGGTTCCAGCGCGAGCCGCGCGGCAGCTCCACCGGACCGTCACGCACCAGGCTCGCCGGGGTCCAGCCCTCGGCGAGCGCGGCGGCATAGATGAAGGGCTTGAAGCTCGAACCGGGCTGACGACGCATGTCGAGCGCGCGGTTGAACTTGCTCGCGGCGAAGTCGTAGCCCCCGACCAGCGCCAGCACCGCGCCGTCGCGCGGATCGATCGAGACCAGCGCACCGGCGACCGCCGGCAGCTGATCGAGCCGCCAGTCGCCGTCCTCACCACGCGAGAGTCGCACCAGATCGCCGACGGCGAGCACGTCGCCGACACGTCGAGGACGGCGCCCGCGCCGGTTCTCGTCGATCAGGGGCCGCGCCCAGGCGACCGCCCCGAGATCGAGCCGCGCGCGCTCCCCCCGCCCGAGATAGAGCTCGGCCGCGCGCGCCGAGACCGCGGTGACCAGCGCCGCGCGCAACCCACCGAACGGCGGGTGAGCGGCGAGCAGCGCATCGAGCGCCGACTCGGAGCGCCCGGCAAGCTCGATGCGCACCTCGGCGCCGCGATAGCCGTGACGCCGGTCGTAGTCGTGCAGCGCCTCGCGCACCGCACCCTGCGCGGCGCGCTGCAACCGGGTGTCGATGGTGGTGAAGACCCGATAACCGTGCCCGAGCGCGGTCTCGCCGTAGTGCTCGATGATCTCCTGGCGCGCCATCTCGGCGACGTGTCCGGCCTCCAGGTCGGGCAGGCGGCGATGCAACCGCGCCCGGTCGGGCGTGCGGATCGCCTGCTCGTAGCGCGGCGTGTCGATATAGCCGAGTGCGTGCATCCGCCCGAGCACATGGTTGCGCCGCTCGAGCGCCCGCGCCGGGTCGGTCACCGGGTTGTTGCTCGAGGGCGCCTGGGGGATGCCGGCGAGCATCGCCACCTCGGGCAGGGTCAGCGCGTCGAGCGGCTTGTCGTAGTAGAGCGCCGCGGCCGCCGAGATGCCGTAGGCGCGATGGCCGAAGAAGATCTTGTTGAGATAGAGCTCGAGGATCTGCTGCTTGGTCAGGGTGCGCTCGACGCGCAGGGTCAGCAACACCTCGGCGAGCTTGCGCGCGAAGGTCTTCTCCGGCGAGAGGAAGAAGTTGCGGGTGAGCTGCATGCTGATGGTGCTACCGCCCTGCGACTTCTCGCCGGTCAGGGCATAGCTCAGCGAGGCGCGCGCCAGCCCCACCAGGTCGACGCCACGGTGCTGGAAGAAACGGCTGTCCTCGGTGGCGAGCACCGCCTGCACCACCAGCGCCGGGACATCGCGATAGCGCACCGGGCGGCGGCGCTGCACGCCGAACTCGCCGATCAGCGCGCCATCGGCACTGTAGACCCGCAACGGCTCCTGGAGCTGGACGTCGCGCAGCTGCTCGACGTCGGGCAGCTCGGGCAGGGTGAAGTGGACGAAGGCCGCAGCACCGAGCAGCCCCAGCAGCATGAGCTGCAACCCGGTGCCGAGCAGCGCGCTCGACAGGCGCAGCAGCCAGCGCCCCGGCGCGAGACGCCGCGGCGCGGACGAAGGTGGCTGTTCCGGGGCGGGCTGCTGATCGGCTGCGTGTTCCAAGGGCGACTCCAGGGCGCGCGCACCGGGCACGCCTCATCCCGATACCCCATCAGCGCGGCACCGGCGGCGACATCCTGCGCGATCGCGTCCCGCCCCGCAAGGCCGCGCTCAGCGCAGCCGCTCGAGATAGGCGATACCGCCGAGCTGGCGCATCTGGGCGAGGATCCAGCCCACACGCCGCTCCCGTCGCTCACTGGGGCGATCGAGCCGATAGCCGCGTGGATCGGGCAGCACCGCCGCGAGCCGGGCGGCGCGTGACCGCCCGAGGTTGGCCGCGGAACGGTCGAAGTAGCGACGGCTGGCGGCCTCGGCGCCATAGACCTCGGGACCGAA
Coding sequences within:
- a CDS encoding penicillin-binding protein 1A, with the protein product MEHAADQQPAPEQPPSSAPRRLAPGRWLLRLSSALLGTGLQLMLLGLLGAAAFVHFTLPELPDVEQLRDVQLQEPLRVYSADGALIGEFGVQRRRPVRYRDVPALVVQAVLATEDSRFFQHRGVDLVGLARASLSYALTGEKSQGGSTISMQLTRNFFLSPEKTFARKLAEVLLTLRVERTLTKQQILELYLNKIFFGHRAYGISAAAALYYDKPLDALTLPEVAMLAGIPQAPSSNNPVTDPARALERRNHVLGRMHALGYIDTPRYEQAIRTPDRARLHRRLPDLEAGHVAEMARQEIIEHYGETALGHGYRVFTTIDTRLQRAAQGAVREALHDYDRRHGYRGAEVRIELAGRSESALDALLAAHPPFGGLRAALVTAVSARAAELYLGRGERARLDLGAVAWARPLIDENRRGRRPRRVGDVLAVGDLVRLSRGEDGDWRLDQLPAVAGALVSIDPRDGAVLALVGGYDFAASKFNRALDMRRQPGSSFKPFIYAAALAEGWTPASLVRDGPVELPRGSRWNPQNADRRALGPIRLRPALARSRNLATINLLQSVGLEDAKRYLERFGFALIDNPVGLSLALGTVELSPVSLAEGYAVFANGGYHVRPHFITRIEDGEGREVFVAAPPRACDDCWYRRGGGETRTRALAATGGAAERVIDPRIAYQMTSMLRDVIEVGTGRRARALGRADVVGKTGTTNDLRDSWFAGYQADFVTIAWMGFDDFSELGRGEYGGVAALGMWVEFMRQALAERPVATLKPPSGMVRVRIDPARGVESRGPGSIAELVREEYRLMLLGPDPIRAAPAPVVEDSSPRVLDELF